The Celeribacter marinus genome window below encodes:
- a CDS encoding glycoside hydrolase family 28 protein: MSPHYRKLPIVLTALAITPYTATILIHADTARYHLETPVSWRLEGTAQRGVSHIVPVFIEDLEPDTDYVLVAGQQTVGFRTAPCAGLIEAADYGVCVDTPNNAMAFAAAVAAVPRGGTLRVPNGRLASGPVFLKSDMTLWLPEGAILSAISDRNGWPVLPAHDDSGRVIGTWEGLPAASFASPVTAIGCDNLTITGRGTLDGGGDRGDWWTWPKETRDGARRPRALFLAHCTQTILSGMTVRNSASWTVHPFCCDRLTAAALRIKNPADSPNTDGFDPESCMHVQVRGLHISVGDDCIAVKAGKRGTGDDPRVDHIAPTRHLTIANCLMEDGHGAVVMGSEMSGDITDVDITRCEFKGTDRGLRIKTRRGRGGHVARIAMDDVVMDSVGTALAVNAFYFCDADGKSATVQSRAPAPVDDTTPQISDITISNVQLRGVRHAAGAFLGLPEAPVCGLRLSNITVEYDATATAGDTLMACHLPPVSHAGFLHRFTEIDADAPLIHMLEDLIDVG, from the coding sequence ATGTCACCTCATTACAGAAAGCTACCGATCGTGCTCACCGCCCTTGCGATAACGCCTTACACGGCGACCATTTTGATCCACGCGGACACAGCGCGCTATCATCTGGAAACGCCTGTTTCGTGGCGGCTTGAGGGGACAGCGCAGCGTGGCGTGTCACACATTGTTCCAGTGTTTATCGAAGACCTTGAACCTGATACGGACTACGTGCTGGTTGCCGGACAACAGACAGTGGGCTTTCGAACGGCGCCCTGTGCGGGATTGATCGAGGCTGCAGATTACGGTGTTTGCGTAGATACACCCAACAACGCAATGGCATTTGCCGCGGCGGTGGCCGCCGTGCCTCGCGGCGGTACATTGCGCGTTCCAAACGGTCGCCTTGCAAGCGGGCCAGTGTTTCTAAAATCAGATATGACGCTGTGGCTGCCCGAAGGGGCGATACTATCCGCCATCTCCGACCGCAATGGTTGGCCGGTTTTGCCCGCACATGACGACAGCGGCCGCGTGATCGGCACGTGGGAGGGGCTGCCCGCTGCCAGTTTTGCCTCGCCCGTCACTGCGATTGGATGCGACAACCTCACCATTACCGGGCGTGGCACTTTGGACGGTGGCGGTGACCGTGGCGATTGGTGGACATGGCCAAAGGAGACCCGCGACGGGGCCCGCCGCCCGCGCGCGCTATTTCTGGCCCATTGCACGCAGACCATCCTGTCAGGCATGACGGTGCGCAATTCGGCATCCTGGACGGTACATCCGTTTTGTTGCGATCGCCTGACAGCGGCCGCTTTGCGAATAAAGAACCCCGCTGACAGTCCTAATACAGATGGATTTGATCCCGAAAGCTGCATGCATGTGCAGGTGCGCGGGCTGCACATCAGCGTTGGTGACGACTGTATTGCTGTAAAAGCAGGGAAACGCGGAACGGGCGATGATCCCCGTGTTGATCACATCGCCCCCACGCGTCATCTGACGATTGCCAATTGCTTGATGGAGGATGGCCACGGCGCGGTGGTGATGGGCTCCGAAATGAGCGGTGACATCACAGATGTCGACATCACGCGGTGTGAGTTCAAAGGCACCGACCGTGGTCTGAGGATCAAAACCCGGCGGGGGCGCGGCGGGCATGTGGCCCGCATTGCGATGGATGATGTCGTTATGGACAGCGTCGGTACAGCCCTTGCGGTAAATGCGTTCTATTTTTGCGATGCGGATGGGAAATCGGCGACAGTACAATCGCGCGCCCCCGCCCCCGTCGATGACACCACACCGCAGATTTCCGATATTACGATCTCCAACGTCCAGTTGCGCGGCGTGCGCCACGCGGCTGGCGCATTCCTAGGCCTGCCGGAAGCGCCGGTTTGCGGCCTGCGCCTGTCCAATATCACGGTTGAATATGACGCGACCGCCACGGCGGGAGACACGCTTATGGCCTGCCATTTGCCGCCGGTAAGCCACGCGGGTTTTTTGCACCGCTTCACCGAAATCGATGCGGATGCCCCTTTGATACATATGCTGGAGGATTTGATTGATGTCGGCTGA
- a CDS encoding pectinesterase family protein, whose protein sequence is MRPHLTSEQAVSFSRDNVLRYVGTAGADQDDPWSPARLECAALVPDYLVDHGRECATVQQAVNRAVRDKRRGRVVIGVAAGVHAGLVYVPRAPFTVTILGLGDTPADVVLSETIDAEMNGADYAQRFGAQFRDAPESIAAIFRRISKLSPISTANASVLRVENDGFQMVNLTVRNTYNCDRDQGGDHVMNNHGQYRSGQHQAVALLVAGADRVQVQDVVLRSLQDTLYLQSPRKGATVRSCFTDCEIEGDVDFIFGQSTAWFEGCTIRSLGGRALKTWATAPSTDIRTRYGFVFHDCDFISDERDGTRHFLGRQWFEGVRATPFGTPNVAGYSVSLGEVSDYLEPSGTISLATLNSVGKCVILCSRIGAHIDPHQPWDEWSGNHWNPRHRPVLYAASDMLEPLNTWLRDQDLHYEDIAPQTPFLAEFGTVDV, encoded by the coding sequence ATGAGGCCCCATCTGACCTCGGAGCAGGCTGTCAGCTTTAGCCGCGACAATGTCTTGCGCTATGTGGGGACTGCAGGGGCGGATCAGGATGATCCATGGTCTCCCGCACGCCTTGAGTGCGCAGCATTGGTACCGGACTATTTGGTCGATCATGGCCGCGAATGCGCCACGGTTCAACAGGCCGTTAATCGTGCTGTGCGAGACAAACGGCGCGGCCGCGTCGTGATCGGTGTGGCCGCCGGCGTACATGCCGGTCTGGTCTATGTGCCGCGCGCGCCTTTCACTGTTACGATACTCGGCTTGGGCGATACCCCGGCCGATGTGGTGCTGTCCGAAACCATCGATGCTGAAATGAATGGTGCAGACTACGCACAGCGCTTTGGGGCACAGTTTCGTGATGCACCCGAAAGCATAGCCGCGATTTTCAGACGGATCTCTAAACTGTCTCCAATCAGTACCGCCAACGCCTCAGTGCTGCGTGTCGAAAACGATGGTTTTCAAATGGTCAATTTGACGGTGCGCAACACCTACAATTGCGACCGCGATCAAGGTGGCGATCATGTGATGAACAACCACGGACAATATCGCAGCGGCCAACATCAGGCTGTGGCGCTTCTTGTGGCAGGGGCGGACCGAGTGCAGGTTCAAGATGTCGTGTTACGCAGTTTGCAAGACACCTTGTACTTGCAATCACCGCGCAAGGGCGCGACCGTTCGATCTTGTTTCACGGACTGTGAGATTGAGGGCGATGTGGATTTTATATTTGGCCAGTCGACGGCCTGGTTCGAAGGATGCACAATACGCTCCCTTGGCGGCCGCGCCCTCAAAACGTGGGCAACGGCACCCAGTACCGACATTCGTACACGGTATGGCTTTGTATTCCATGATTGTGATTTCATCTCTGACGAGCGCGACGGCACGCGCCATTTTCTAGGGCGACAATGGTTTGAAGGGGTCCGTGCCACACCATTCGGAACGCCTAACGTTGCTGGGTACAGCGTAAGTCTTGGTGAGGTGTCTGACTATCTGGAACCGAGTGGAACGATCAGTTTGGCTACGCTAAATTCAGTTGGAAAATGTGTTATCTTATGTTCGCGGATTGGCGCACACATCGACCCGCATCAGCCATGGGATGAGTGGAGTGGCAATCACTGGAACCCACGCCATCGCCCGGTTTTATATGCCGCTTCAGATATGCTTGAGCCATTGAACACGTGGTTGCGAGACCAAGACTTGCACTACGAGGATATCGCGCCGCAGACGCCGTTTCTGGCCGAGTTCGGGACTGTTGATGTGTGA
- a CDS encoding ABC transporter ATP-binding protein has translation MADLQLTSVEKVYGGGFKAVHGIDLHVEDGEFMVLVGPSGCAKSTTLRMIAGLETITGGEIRIGENIVNDLVPGKRGIAMVFQNYALYPHMKVRRNLSFGLKLKREPKARIESATQEVSGILEIEELLDRLPKQLSGGQAQRVAVGRALIKSPEVFLFDEPLSNLDAKLRASMRIRITDLHKRLRDEGRPATVVYVTHDQIEAMTMGDRICVMKEGHIMQVADPVTLYERPANAFVAGFIGMPEMNLAPAVLAKDGAMTLTLAGQTIAVPRALAQRMDNHEGPVTFGIRPQNVEIVPTNTPDAFSGKVHNIEFMGHEVNLHVHIGDSNFIAVIPNDKFDTTIQRGDDVCVRPDGARIHLFDQKSGANISLADQTRALS, from the coding sequence ATGGCTGATCTACAACTTACGTCCGTCGAAAAGGTTTATGGCGGAGGCTTCAAGGCCGTACATGGCATTGACCTGCATGTCGAGGATGGTGAATTCATGGTGCTGGTCGGACCTTCGGGCTGCGCCAAATCCACGACACTACGCATGATCGCGGGGCTTGAAACCATCACGGGCGGCGAAATCCGTATCGGTGAGAACATCGTCAATGATTTGGTGCCAGGAAAACGCGGTATCGCGATGGTGTTCCAGAACTATGCGCTTTACCCGCACATGAAGGTACGGCGAAACCTTTCGTTCGGGTTGAAGCTTAAACGCGAACCGAAAGCGCGCATCGAAAGTGCGACTCAAGAGGTGTCGGGCATCCTCGAGATTGAGGAGCTGCTGGACCGGTTGCCCAAGCAATTGTCGGGTGGACAGGCCCAGCGTGTGGCCGTGGGCCGCGCGCTGATCAAGTCGCCCGAGGTATTCTTGTTCGACGAGCCACTATCCAACCTGGATGCAAAGTTGCGGGCCTCGATGCGGATCCGCATCACGGACCTGCACAAGCGCCTACGAGACGAAGGGCGGCCCGCGACAGTGGTCTATGTCACCCATGATCAGATCGAGGCGATGACTATGGGCGACCGTATCTGTGTCATGAAAGAGGGACATATCATGCAAGTGGCGGATCCGGTCACTCTTTACGAGCGCCCAGCAAACGCCTTTGTGGCGGGCTTCATCGGTATGCCAGAGATGAATCTGGCGCCTGCGGTTCTGGCCAAAGATGGCGCGATGACGTTGACCCTCGCCGGGCAGACTATTGCCGTGCCCCGTGCGTTGGCGCAGCGGATGGACAATCACGAGGGCCCAGTGACCTTCGGCATCCGGCCCCAAAACGTAGAGATCGTCCCTACCAATACGCCCGATGCCTTTTCTGGGAAGGTGCATAACATCGAGTTCATGGGGCACGAAGTAAACCTGCACGTTCACATAGGTGACAGCAACTTTATTGCAGTCATCCCGAACGACAAATTCGACACGACCATCCAGCGTGGCGATGATGTCTGTGTCCGACCAGACGGCGCGCGGATTCACCTTTTCGACCAGAAAAGCGGCGCGAACATCTCGCTCGCCGACCAAACCAGGGCATTGTCATAG
- a CDS encoding ABC transporter substrate-binding protein, with product MTHFKTLIATVLATTTLGSTAYAEELRMSWWGGDSRHEATQAALQVCGESLGHTIKPEFTGWSGHFEKVATQLAGGTEADIMQINWPWLPIFSKNGDGFADLRNFSDTIDLSQWSDEELEASTRNGALNGLPASVSGRIFFFNKTTFDKAGLAIPTTFEDLMAAGPIFAEKLGDNYYPLEGIGLDASLLIQMVVTQQTGKSFINPETNEVQWSKEDLQAGLNMYQAMVENHVIKAWPDMAAAGNVALHENADWTSGKIGGSYQWDTTFFKISDPLSEGQELVPAGLLRVEGAQNDGVYRKPSMVFSISANSPNQQAAAEVLNCMLTQPSGIDAMGSARGVPSSDVAATQLLENGGIQQIQVDAQNMVMGADAPAISPYNEDPDVRAGIEDTLELFAYGELDSADASEEILMLVNEALEDK from the coding sequence ATGACACATTTCAAGACACTGATCGCGACAGTATTGGCCACAACGACATTGGGTAGCACTGCCTACGCAGAAGAGCTTCGGATGAGTTGGTGGGGTGGTGACAGCCGCCACGAGGCTACGCAGGCGGCCCTTCAGGTTTGCGGAGAGTCGCTCGGCCATACGATCAAGCCCGAATTCACGGGTTGGTCCGGGCACTTTGAAAAGGTCGCCACACAGTTGGCGGGCGGCACAGAGGCCGACATCATGCAGATCAATTGGCCGTGGCTGCCGATCTTCTCAAAGAACGGTGACGGCTTTGCCGATCTGCGGAACTTCTCTGATACGATCGACCTGTCGCAGTGGTCCGACGAAGAACTCGAGGCGTCGACTCGCAACGGTGCGCTGAACGGCCTGCCTGCGTCGGTGTCCGGTCGCATCTTCTTTTTCAACAAGACCACCTTCGATAAGGCTGGTCTGGCAATCCCGACCACCTTTGAGGACCTTATGGCCGCTGGTCCGATCTTTGCCGAAAAGCTGGGTGACAACTACTACCCACTTGAAGGCATCGGTCTGGACGCGTCCCTTTTGATCCAGATGGTCGTAACCCAACAGACCGGTAAGTCGTTCATCAATCCCGAAACCAACGAGGTTCAGTGGTCAAAAGAGGACCTACAGGCGGGCCTCAACATGTATCAGGCGATGGTGGAAAATCACGTGATCAAAGCATGGCCGGATATGGCCGCTGCCGGTAATGTGGCATTACATGAAAACGCGGACTGGACCTCGGGCAAGATCGGCGGCAGCTATCAGTGGGACACGACTTTCTTCAAAATCTCCGATCCGTTGTCCGAGGGTCAGGAACTTGTTCCAGCCGGTCTATTGCGTGTTGAAGGCGCGCAGAACGACGGTGTGTATCGCAAGCCGTCCATGGTCTTTTCTATCTCGGCCAATTCACCAAACCAGCAAGCTGCAGCGGAAGTGCTCAACTGCATGTTGACCCAACCATCTGGTATCGATGCCATGGGATCGGCACGCGGCGTGCCATCGTCGGATGTCGCCGCCACACAGCTTCTTGAAAATGGTGGCATTCAGCAGATCCAAGTGGATGCGCAGAATATGGTAATGGGGGCGGATGCGCCCGCGATCAGCCCCTACAACGAAGATCCTGATGTGCGTGCGGGTATCGAAGACACGCTGGAGTTGTTCGCCTATGGCGAGCTGGACAGCGCGGACGCCTCGGAAGAGATTTTGATGCTCGTGAACGAAGCGCTCGAAGACAAATAA
- a CDS encoding carbohydrate ABC transporter permease: protein MGGDNKFLGMAYVSPYVVGLCLFTAFPFMASLYLSFTDYDLLSTPEWVGLDNYERLFTRDRTFNKSLSVTLLYVFMTVPLKLCFALLVAVVLNYKLKAIGFFRTAYYVPSVLGGSIAIAVLWRYIFAEVGLVNMGLTAIGMEPVNWFGDPQNALFTLTLLRCWQFGSAMVIFLAALQSVDKSLYEASSIDGAGKWQQFRFITVPLITPVIFFNLIMQTVQAFQEFNGPYIITNGGPLKSTYLLPLYIYDKAFKSFDMGYASAIAWILFVIIMALTLIAFWSSKKWVYYAGDKRS from the coding sequence ATGGGTGGTGACAACAAATTTTTAGGGATGGCCTATGTGTCGCCTTATGTTGTCGGTTTGTGTCTATTTACTGCGTTTCCTTTCATGGCTTCGTTGTATCTGTCGTTTACAGATTACGATCTGTTGTCGACACCGGAATGGGTCGGCCTTGATAACTATGAGCGGCTGTTCACCCGCGATCGGACATTCAACAAATCGCTGAGCGTGACATTGCTATATGTGTTCATGACCGTTCCGCTGAAGCTGTGCTTTGCGCTGCTTGTCGCGGTTGTGCTGAACTATAAACTCAAGGCCATCGGGTTCTTTCGTACAGCATATTACGTGCCATCGGTTTTGGGCGGTTCTATCGCGATCGCGGTTCTGTGGCGTTACATCTTTGCCGAGGTGGGCCTTGTAAACATGGGGCTGACGGCCATCGGGATGGAACCTGTTAACTGGTTCGGTGATCCCCAAAACGCATTGTTCACTCTGACGTTGCTGCGCTGCTGGCAGTTCGGATCGGCGATGGTGATCTTTCTTGCTGCGCTGCAATCGGTCGATAAATCGCTGTATGAAGCATCTAGCATCGACGGCGCGGGCAAGTGGCAGCAATTCCGCTTCATCACAGTCCCGCTGATCACTCCGGTGATCTTCTTCAACCTGATCATGCAGACGGTTCAGGCGTTTCAGGAATTCAACGGCCCCTACATCATAACCAACGGAGGTCCGCTAAAATCCACGTATCTGCTTCCGCTTTACATCTACGACAAGGCCTTCAAGAGCTTTGACATGGGCTATGCCTCTGCCATCGCTTGGATCCTTTTCGTCATCATCATGGCGTTGACTCTGATTGCCTTCTGGTCGTCGAAAAAATGGGTCTATTACGCCGGCGACAAGAGGAGCTGA
- a CDS encoding YdeI/OmpD-associated family protein → MAGIPTDRFEKVTVSSVAELRDWLTAHHTQSENIWLVTFKKSVPNKYVSTQDILDEVIAFGWIDGIRRKLDDDRTMQIIGPRQTQAWAKSYKDRASRLIADGRMTVAGLNSIAASKENGLWDYWADVDALIVPDDLRAALDGKPIAAQNFDDSAPSYRRNLLRWVKLAKTPQTRTKRIAQIVDYTARDEKIPQM, encoded by the coding sequence ATGGCCGGTATCCCGACAGACCGTTTTGAGAAAGTGACGGTTAGCTCCGTCGCAGAGCTGCGCGATTGGCTGACAGCGCATCACACCCAGTCTGAAAACATCTGGCTGGTGACGTTTAAGAAAAGCGTGCCCAACAAATATGTCTCCACACAGGACATCTTGGATGAGGTTATTGCATTCGGGTGGATCGACGGCATCCGCCGCAAGTTGGATGATGACCGCACAATGCAAATAATCGGACCGCGCCAGACCCAAGCATGGGCCAAAAGCTACAAAGACCGCGCCTCGCGGCTGATTGCGGATGGGCGAATGACCGTTGCAGGGCTAAATTCAATTGCAGCGTCCAAAGAAAACGGGCTTTGGGACTATTGGGCGGATGTGGATGCACTGATCGTGCCCGACGATTTGCGCGCGGCACTTGATGGCAAACCGATTGCGGCGCAGAACTTCGATGACAGCGCGCCGTCTTACAGGCGTAATTTGTTACGTTGGGTGAAGCTGGCCAAAACACCACAAACACGGACCAAGCGGATTGCGCAAATTGTTGACTACACAGCGCGGGACGAGAAAATTCCGCAGATGTAG
- a CDS encoding glycoside hydrolase family 88/105 protein, with protein sequence MSADFFDSYARRYQPYKGGNWCYEDGCLYRGLELWHVETKDDRWLDHLRRLVDVQVGQDGSLTGYGLSDYNIDNILPGRTLLYLYGLTGEAQYLTAADLLARQLTTHPRTQSGVYWHKLRYPWQIWLDGLYMGQPFRIAHAQLKRDDAAVADSLAQLSTALDALIDPASGLYWHAYDEALEQPWADPVTGFNKAFWARAVGWLAMALVDVADLVGEDFAPLRLRTVALIDKIKSLRVVDGLWLQVIDRPDLDGNYQETSASAMFTYALLRGTRLGLTTMPDGLAATVMGRALQPKAAGGHEMVDICEVAGLGWYENRFRDGSPAYYLSEARVKDDVKGVGPLMMAAALMARG encoded by the coding sequence ATGTCGGCTGATTTTTTTGACAGCTACGCGCGGCGATATCAGCCCTATAAAGGGGGTAACTGGTGCTATGAGGACGGATGCCTGTATCGCGGGTTGGAATTGTGGCACGTCGAGACGAAAGATGACCGTTGGCTGGATCATTTGCGCCGGCTCGTCGACGTGCAGGTCGGTCAGGATGGAAGCCTGACGGGCTACGGATTATCAGATTACAACATCGACAACATTCTCCCGGGCCGTACGTTGCTCTATTTGTATGGGCTAACGGGGGAGGCGCAGTATCTGACGGCGGCTGACCTACTGGCGCGGCAGTTGACGACCCACCCGCGCACGCAAAGCGGCGTCTATTGGCACAAGCTACGCTATCCATGGCAAATCTGGCTCGACGGGCTGTATATGGGCCAGCCATTTCGAATTGCGCATGCGCAACTAAAGCGTGACGATGCCGCGGTAGCCGACAGTCTCGCACAGCTTTCGACCGCATTAGACGCGTTGATTGATCCTGCTAGCGGCCTCTATTGGCATGCCTATGACGAAGCGCTAGAGCAGCCATGGGCAGACCCCGTAACTGGCTTTAACAAAGCATTTTGGGCGCGTGCTGTAGGCTGGTTGGCCATGGCGCTGGTTGATGTCGCAGACCTTGTCGGCGAAGATTTTGCGCCCCTACGGCTGCGCACGGTCGCGCTCATTGACAAGATCAAGTCGCTTCGCGTTGTTGATGGCCTATGGCTTCAGGTCATCGATAGGCCCGACCTTGACGGCAATTATCAGGAAACGTCTGCCTCGGCGATGTTCACCTATGCGCTGTTGCGCGGTACGCGATTAGGGTTGACCACTATGCCCGATGGTCTGGCCGCTACGGTCATGGGCCGCGCGTTGCAGCCCAAGGCCGCAGGCGGGCATGAGATGGTCGATATTTGCGAGGTTGCGGGGCTGGGTTGGTACGAGAACCGGTTTCGCGATGGCAGCCCCGCGTACTACCTGAGCGAGGCGCGTGTCAAAGATGATGTAAAAGGTGTGGGGCCGCTGATGATGGCAGCAGCCCTAATGGCGCGCGGATGA
- a CDS encoding DUF924 family protein: MPNQFEITPREIINFWFPDGPSPEPKAHMDLWSWRMRGGANDEIIAKYTEATERAAQGEFDSWADEPIGRLALIILLDQFPRTVWAGTAKAYAQDPKALHLCLEGLENGHFDALENVWFKSVFKLPMEHCECPNHLANLDRVIAIADQIKEDAPDNLKDVYEFAAGQPRKHRAVIAQFGRHSHRNEVLGRISTPAELDYISKGIFPHEVELKI, translated from the coding sequence ATGCCAAATCAATTTGAAATCACGCCTAGAGAAATCATCAACTTCTGGTTTCCAGACGGACCAAGCCCAGAACCAAAGGCCCATATGGATTTGTGGTCATGGCGTATGAGGGGCGGCGCGAACGATGAAATCATCGCGAAATACACGGAAGCCACCGAGCGCGCCGCACAAGGAGAGTTTGATAGTTGGGCGGACGAACCAATCGGGCGGTTGGCTCTTATTATCTTGCTTGACCAGTTTCCAAGAACCGTGTGGGCGGGAACTGCAAAGGCTTATGCGCAGGACCCTAAGGCACTGCACCTCTGTCTTGAGGGACTTGAGAACGGCCACTTTGACGCGCTTGAAAACGTGTGGTTCAAGTCAGTTTTCAAGTTGCCCATGGAACACTGTGAGTGCCCAAATCATTTGGCCAACTTAGACCGCGTCATCGCCATTGCAGATCAAATCAAAGAAGATGCGCCTGATAATTTGAAAGATGTGTACGAGTTTGCGGCGGGACAGCCCAGAAAGCATAGGGCCGTCATTGCTCAGTTTGGGCGTCATTCCCACCGAAATGAAGTCTTGGGGCGTATCTCTACGCCTGCAGAATTGGACTACATCTCTAAAGGTATTTTCCCGCACGAAGTTGAGTTAAAAATATAG
- a CDS encoding carbohydrate ABC transporter permease produces the protein METVTNLEPMRKGDRTLSPQELQIQRAQRRGAIIRYVVLTLFGLLMLYPLIWLVGASFKTNEEIFSSAAFWPKEPTIQGYIDGWQTSTPYTFARFFLNSLYIVIPKMIGTAISSVIVAYGFARFEFPGKKILFGILIATLLLPDVVTRIPQYLLFRELGWLDTYLPLFVPQWFALEAFFVFMLIQFMRSIPRDMEEAARVDGANTFQVLWFVVVPMLMPAIISVCLFQFMWTMNDFLGPLIYISSVENYPVSLALKLSIDTTEAFNWNQILAMTVLALAPSLVVFFIAQKYFIEGISTGGVKG, from the coding sequence ATGGAAACCGTAACGAACCTAGAGCCAATGCGCAAAGGTGACCGCACGCTTTCGCCTCAGGAACTCCAGATCCAACGTGCTCAACGGCGCGGCGCGATCATCCGCTATGTGGTGCTGACGTTGTTCGGTCTGCTGATGCTCTATCCGCTGATCTGGCTTGTGGGTGCGTCATTCAAGACCAATGAAGAGATTTTTAGCTCGGCTGCATTCTGGCCAAAAGAGCCGACTATCCAAGGCTACATCGACGGTTGGCAAACCTCGACGCCCTATACCTTCGCGCGGTTCTTCTTGAACTCGCTCTATATCGTGATCCCCAAAATGATCGGCACAGCGATCTCATCCGTGATCGTGGCCTACGGGTTTGCGCGGTTCGAGTTTCCAGGCAAAAAAATCCTGTTCGGCATTCTGATCGCCACACTGCTGTTGCCCGATGTCGTCACACGCATCCCACAGTATCTGTTGTTCCGTGAATTGGGTTGGCTCGACACATACCTGCCGCTGTTCGTTCCGCAATGGTTCGCGCTCGAAGCATTCTTCGTGTTCATGTTGATCCAGTTTATGCGGTCGATCCCGCGTGACATGGAAGAGGCAGCACGGGTCGACGGAGCCAACACCTTTCAGGTGCTTTGGTTTGTTGTGGTGCCTATGCTGATGCCCGCGATTATTTCGGTCTGTTTGTTCCAGTTTATGTGGACCATGAACGATTTTCTAGGGCCGCTCATCTATATCTCGTCGGTCGAAAACTATCCGGTATCTCTAGCACTCAAGCTGAGCATTGACACGACTGAGGCGTTCAACTGGAACCAAATCCTCGCGATGACTGTGCTGGCACTGGCCCCATCGTTGGTCGTGTTTTTCATCGCTCAAAAATACTTCATCGAAGGCATTTCAACAGGGGGGGTCAAAGGCTGA
- a CDS encoding GntR family transcriptional regulator — protein MDHTELGNVSDLSLPVIQHETQPSVSDQVFNALQQRILSLELPPQTKISEAEVAKKMGVSRQPVREAFKHLAKLGFLQIRPQSGTTVSLISEEAVLRARFIRTALEVKTCRTACAVSTPASLAPLHALIARQKEAVEAQDRNMFHALDEQFHIAICSLAGAPFVWDLIHESKAHMDRIRMLSLTAVSQKFALQEHINILDAITAGDADAAEEAMTEHLFRIVVLIDEAKKQRHSFFQRTET, from the coding sequence ATGGATCACACAGAATTGGGCAACGTCAGCGACCTATCCCTTCCTGTCATTCAACATGAGACGCAGCCCTCAGTTTCGGATCAGGTTTTCAACGCCCTTCAGCAACGGATCCTATCGCTAGAACTCCCGCCGCAAACCAAGATATCAGAGGCAGAGGTAGCCAAAAAAATGGGCGTCTCGCGCCAGCCTGTGCGCGAGGCATTCAAGCATTTGGCGAAGCTCGGATTCTTACAGATCCGCCCACAAAGCGGCACCACGGTCAGCCTTATTTCCGAAGAAGCCGTTTTACGTGCGCGGTTCATCCGCACCGCGCTGGAGGTCAAAACATGCCGAACGGCCTGCGCGGTATCAACACCCGCGTCTTTAGCGCCCCTGCATGCCCTCATCGCTCGTCAAAAAGAGGCCGTTGAGGCACAGGATCGTAACATGTTCCACGCGCTGGACGAGCAATTCCATATCGCCATCTGTTCGCTTGCAGGTGCGCCATTTGTTTGGGATTTGATCCACGAAAGCAAAGCTCATATGGATCGTATTCGAATGCTATCACTCACGGCAGTGTCACAAAAGTTCGCACTTCAGGAGCATATCAACATTCTCGATGCGATCACTGCCGGCGACGCTGATGCCGCAGAAGAGGCAATGACCGAACATCTGTTTCGCATTGTCGTTCTAATCGACGAGGCCAAAAAGCAGCGACACAGCTTTTTTCAGAGAACAGAGACGTGA
- a CDS encoding tyrosine-type recombinase/integrase yields the protein MPRVQLPAVTPKHRAWNKGRIIGQKRPLLPKQVWAIRARLELSGYLRDLALFNVAIDSKLRGCDLVKLAVADLVKDDRVRERVSIVQSKTKKPVQFELTENTRDTVIAWVRSPEMIGCRFMFPSRFHDRPHISTRQYGRLVRDWVTAIGLEPSGYGTHSMRRTKAAEIYRKTGNLRAVQLLLGHTKVDSTVRYLGVELEDALSIAERIDI from the coding sequence ATGCCAAGAGTCCAACTTCCCGCAGTTACCCCAAAACACAGAGCCTGGAACAAGGGCCGGATCATCGGCCAAAAACGTCCCCTTCTTCCTAAACAAGTGTGGGCCATCCGGGCGCGGCTTGAACTTTCGGGTTATCTTCGTGACCTTGCGCTGTTTAACGTTGCGATTGATAGCAAACTGCGCGGCTGTGATCTGGTCAAACTCGCCGTGGCCGATTTGGTCAAAGATGACCGCGTTCGCGAACGCGTTTCAATAGTCCAGAGTAAAACCAAGAAACCCGTTCAGTTCGAACTCACTGAAAACACAAGAGATACCGTCATTGCGTGGGTGCGATCTCCTGAGATGATCGGGTGCCGGTTCATGTTTCCGAGCCGTTTCCACGACCGCCCGCATATCTCAACACGTCAATATGGTCGACTTGTTCGTGACTGGGTTACAGCGATTGGCCTGGAACCCAGCGGATACGGAACACACTCGATGCGCCGAACCAAAGCTGCGGAGATTTACCGCAAGACGGGGAACCTCCGCGCCGTGCAACTTTTGTTAGGCCATACGAAGGTCGATAGCACAGTGCGTTATCTGGGCGTTGAGCTGGAAGATGCGCTAAGCATTGCTGAACGGATCGACATCTGA